A genomic region of Vibrio sp. 10N contains the following coding sequences:
- a CDS encoding 6-phospho-alpha-glucosidase — MKRQNLTVVGAGSTYTLGMMNSLIAEKETFPLKRVVFYDIDAKRQESNAKATEILFREHYPEVEEFIYTTDKEVAFSNSDFFFIQIRTGGLEARERDEQIPLAHGCVGQETCGAGGMAYGLRSIGDMIALINEIRAYSKDAWILNYTNPAAIVAEALNREFADDKRILNICDMPAAIMVSYANLLGCEFWDLVPEYFGLNHYGWFTKIKNKQGQDLTDEIKNIILNKGISAIDPEIADDPSWQATFKNMQTMLQDNPEFLPNTYLQYYLYPEKMVAKEDVNNTRARQVINGREKRVFELNERIIAANTTQNETLHADIHGRYMVRVAASLAYNMGDTYLVIVPNNGTIANLQDDAMVEVPCALTSDGPKAFSVGHIPTFQKAMIESQLGYEKLVVDAWYEGNKQKLINALTLNRTVINIPKAKAIVEELLAENKNYLPQFFQ; from the coding sequence GTGAAAAGACAGAACTTAACCGTTGTTGGCGCGGGTAGTACTTATACTCTGGGTATGATGAACAGCTTAATTGCTGAAAAAGAGACGTTCCCGCTGAAACGAGTGGTGTTTTATGACATTGATGCCAAACGCCAAGAGTCCAATGCGAAAGCGACAGAAATTCTATTCCGTGAGCACTATCCAGAAGTGGAAGAGTTTATCTATACCACTGATAAAGAGGTGGCTTTCTCAAATTCAGATTTCTTCTTTATTCAGATCCGTACTGGTGGTCTAGAGGCGAGAGAGCGTGATGAACAAATCCCATTAGCACACGGTTGTGTGGGGCAAGAGACATGTGGTGCTGGTGGTATGGCTTATGGTTTGCGCTCAATCGGTGACATGATTGCGCTAATCAATGAAATACGTGCATATTCTAAAGATGCTTGGATTCTAAACTACACCAACCCGGCGGCCATTGTGGCAGAAGCGCTGAATCGTGAATTTGCAGACGACAAGCGCATTTTAAATATCTGTGATATGCCAGCTGCCATCATGGTTAGCTATGCGAATTTACTCGGTTGTGAGTTTTGGGATTTGGTACCAGAGTATTTCGGTCTAAATCACTATGGCTGGTTCACCAAAATTAAAAACAAGCAAGGCCAAGATTTAACTGATGAGATTAAAAACATAATCTTAAACAAAGGGATAAGTGCAATTGACCCGGAAATTGCGGATGACCCATCTTGGCAGGCAACGTTTAAAAATATGCAAACCATGCTTCAAGATAACCCAGAGTTCTTGCCAAATACTTATCTTCAATACTACCTATATCCGGAAAAAATGGTGGCAAAAGAAGATGTGAATAATACTCGTGCTCGTCAGGTGATCAACGGACGTGAAAAGCGTGTATTTGAGCTCAATGAGAGAATTATTGCGGCAAACACAACTCAGAATGAAACGCTACATGCGGATATCCATGGTCGTTATATGGTTCGAGTTGCCGCTTCATTGGCTTACAACATGGGCGACACCTACTTAGTCATCGTTCCAAACAACGGTACGATTGCGAACTTGCAAGATGATGCGATGGTTGAAGTTCCTTGTGCGCTGACTAGCGATGGTCCAAAAGCGTTCTCTGTTGGTCATATTCCTACTTTCCAAAAAGCGATGATTGAAAGCCAGTTAGGTTATGAAAAACTGGTTGTTGATGCTTGGTA
- a CDS encoding GntR family transcriptional regulator, with protein sequence MNKPRYLQIADTLREQIKSGELPVGSILPTESQLQTTFDVSRVTIRKAMQLLVENDLLYRQRGSGTYVKAPKAQHNVLQLTGFVEEVSAQGKTPSSKIITFELLDCTQPVAEKLNLEVGEEVYSIRRLRLIDDEPEVLEHTYLPVALFPDLSIKAMRSSKYDYIEKTKNLKIKLSRQSMKPEIVQGSIAKELNMKSGEAVIRVDSVGELTEGQVFEYTIHYFRVHQYSFDYIAYREE encoded by the coding sequence ATGAACAAGCCGAGATACTTACAAATAGCTGATACCCTGCGTGAACAGATAAAAAGCGGTGAACTGCCTGTCGGTTCGATTCTTCCTACTGAAAGTCAATTGCAAACAACGTTCGATGTAAGTCGAGTGACTATTCGCAAAGCGATGCAACTGTTGGTTGAGAATGATCTGTTGTATCGGCAGCGAGGCAGTGGCACTTATGTCAAAGCGCCAAAAGCACAACACAACGTTTTACAACTTACTGGCTTTGTCGAAGAGGTTTCAGCGCAAGGAAAAACGCCAAGCTCCAAGATCATTACCTTTGAGCTGCTCGATTGCACACAGCCCGTCGCAGAAAAGTTAAATCTGGAAGTCGGTGAAGAGGTATACTCAATTCGTCGCTTAAGATTGATAGATGATGAACCCGAGGTGTTAGAGCATACGTATTTACCAGTTGCTCTTTTTCCAGATCTCAGCATTAAGGCAATGCGCAGTTCAAAATATGATTACATCGAAAAGACCAAAAACTTGAAGATCAAACTGTCACGCCAATCAATGAAACCTGAAATTGTTCAGGGTTCCATCGCTAAAGAGTTAAACATGAAGAGTGGAGAAGCCGTTATTCGTGTTGATTCCGTTGGCGAACTGACTGAAGGTCAAGTATTTGAATACACTATCCATTACTTCCGAGTGCACCAGTACAGTTTCGATTACATTGCCTATCGAGAAGAGTAA